A genomic segment from Janthinobacterium sp. 64 encodes:
- a CDS encoding DEAD/DEAH box helicase — MPFSSLGLIPALVRAVDKAGYAAPTAIQAAAIPAILRGSDVLGAAQTGSGKTAAYALPLLQALMAPASGPRQVRALILVPTRELAAQVGQTVHALAKPLPIKLKISVLFGGVSINPQMMDLRGGADIVVATPGRLLDLVRQNAVKLGGVSLCVLDEADRLLDMGFSEEINAILALLPGKRQNLFFSATFPDSVQALADSLLKDPVRIEVASEALDKPDIVQRAITVDVPRRTQLLRYLILQQQWERVLVFVATKYAAEHVADKLQRAGLHVGAFHGEFSQGTRSQLLADFKACRLQVLVATDVAARGIDIAGLPAVVNYDLPRSAVDYTHRIGRTGRAGESGTAISFVTADTEAHFRLIENRNDLRIVREVVAGFEPTELPAPVSPVTDTVNGGVKGARKSKKDKLREAAAMAAKAVEGN; from the coding sequence ATGCCATTTTCCTCACTGGGTCTGATCCCCGCCCTGGTCCGTGCCGTCGACAAGGCCGGCTATGCCGCGCCGACGGCCATCCAGGCGGCCGCCATTCCCGCCATCCTGCGCGGCAGCGACGTGCTGGGCGCCGCGCAGACGGGTTCCGGCAAGACGGCCGCCTACGCGCTGCCGCTGCTGCAGGCGCTGATGGCGCCCGCCTCCGGTCCGCGCCAGGTGCGCGCGCTGATCCTCGTGCCCACGCGCGAGCTGGCGGCGCAGGTGGGGCAGACCGTGCACGCGCTGGCCAAGCCGCTGCCGATCAAGCTGAAGATCTCCGTGCTGTTCGGCGGCGTGTCGATCAACCCGCAGATGATGGACTTGCGCGGCGGCGCCGACATCGTCGTCGCCACGCCGGGCCGCTTGCTCGATCTGGTGCGGCAAAATGCCGTAAAGCTGGGCGGCGTGTCGCTGTGCGTGCTCGACGAAGCCGACCGTTTGCTCGACATGGGCTTCAGCGAGGAAATCAACGCCATCCTGGCGCTACTGCCGGGCAAGCGGCAAAACCTGTTCTTTTCCGCCACCTTCCCCGACAGCGTGCAGGCGCTGGCCGACAGCCTGCTCAAGGACCCCGTGCGCATCGAAGTGGCGTCCGAAGCGCTGGACAAGCCCGACATCGTGCAGCGCGCCATCACGGTTGACGTGCCGCGCCGCACGCAGCTGCTGCGCTACCTGATCCTGCAGCAGCAGTGGGAGCGCGTGCTGGTGTTCGTCGCCACCAAGTATGCGGCCGAACACGTGGCCGACAAGCTGCAGCGCGCCGGCCTGCATGTGGGCGCCTTTCACGGCGAATTCAGCCAGGGCACGCGCAGCCAGCTGCTGGCCGACTTCAAGGCGTGCCGCTTGCAGGTGCTGGTGGCGACCGACGTGGCCGCGCGCGGCATCGACATCGCCGGCTTGCCGGCCGTCGTCAACTATGACTTGCCCCGCTCGGCCGTCGACTACACGCACCGCATCGGCCGCACGGGCCGCGCCGGTGAAAGCGGCACGGCCATCAGTTTTGTCACGGCCGACACGGAAGCGCATTTCCGCCTGATCGAAAACCGCAACGACTTGCGCATCGTGCGCGAAGTGGTGGCCGGTTTCGAGCCGACGGAACTGCCCGCGCCCGTAAGTCCCGTCACGGATACGGTAAACGGCGGCGTGAAGGGCGCGCGCAAGAGTAAAAAAGATAAATTGCGCGAAGCTGCCGCCATGGCCGCGAAGGCTGTCGAGGGCAATTAA
- a CDS encoding Lnb N-terminal periplasmic domain-containing protein, which translates to MTFFSLRARSVLATFGKMAVSLILLLTALWGALALWYQLSGGTAAQGIGALLWGALGVASVALWWLRGDARVLLPYAAGFFLLLVWWSFITPKQQRVWADDVARNVTGTVKGSIVTLENVRNFDWRSDDDYTVKWEQRSYDLDELRTVDAALSYWTGPYIAHTLISFGFADGRFLTFSIEIRKEKGESFSAIGGFFKHFEMSLVAADERDILRVRTNARGEDMHLYRVMMPKAAMRSLFLAYLDEAQALKNQPRFYNTLTANCTTIVFEMVRRIVPGLPLDYRLMASGYLDRYLFDVKGLVPGQTFQQLRDGGHVTARARAANDDPDFSHAIRRAMPGYDDAGHPKLQMPRQ; encoded by the coding sequence ATGACTTTCTTCTCACTGCGTGCCCGCTCCGTGCTGGCCACCTTCGGCAAAATGGCCGTTTCCCTGATTCTTCTGTTGACTGCACTGTGGGGCGCGCTGGCGCTGTGGTACCAGTTGTCCGGCGGCACGGCGGCGCAAGGCATCGGCGCGCTGCTGTGGGGCGCGCTGGGCGTGGCCAGCGTGGCGCTGTGGTGGCTGCGCGGCGACGCGCGCGTGCTGCTGCCGTATGCGGCCGGTTTTTTCCTGCTGCTTGTGTGGTGGAGTTTCATCACGCCGAAGCAGCAGCGCGTGTGGGCCGACGACGTGGCGCGCAATGTCACGGGCACCGTCAAGGGCAGCATCGTCACGCTGGAGAACGTGCGCAATTTCGACTGGCGCAGCGATGACGACTACACGGTCAAGTGGGAGCAGCGCAGCTACGACCTCGACGAACTGCGCACGGTGGACGCTGCGCTGTCGTACTGGACGGGGCCGTACATTGCGCACACCCTGATTTCCTTCGGTTTTGCCGACGGGCGCTTCCTGACGTTTTCCATCGAGATCCGCAAGGAAAAGGGCGAGAGCTTTTCCGCCATCGGCGGCTTTTTCAAGCATTTCGAGATGAGCCTGGTGGCGGCCGACGAGCGCGACATCCTGCGCGTGCGCACGAATGCGCGCGGCGAGGACATGCATCTGTACCGCGTCATGATGCCGAAAGCGGCCATGCGCTCGCTGTTCCTCGCCTACCTGGACGAAGCACAAGCGCTGAAAAACCAGCCGCGCTTCTACAACACCCTGACGGCCAACTGCACCACCATCGTCTTCGAGATGGTGCGCCGCATCGTGCCGGGCCTGCCGCTCGACTACCGGCTGATGGCCTCGGGCTACCTGGACCGCTACCTGTTCGACGTCAAGGGTCTGGTGCCCGGCCAGACCTTCCAGCAGTTGCGCGATGGGGGCCACGTCACGGCGCGCGCGCGCGCTGCCAACGACGATCCTGATTTTTCGCACGCGATCCGTCGCGCCATGCCCGGCTATGATGACGCGGGCCATCCGAAGCTGCAAATGCCCAGGCAATAG
- a CDS encoding response regulator: MPGTAVLAADAVQQPAAQRRTLLLVDDEPNILASLKRLLRRDGYHILTANSGQEGLDVLDSNAVDVIVSDQRMPGMLGADFLRKAKLQCPQTIRIMLSGYTELQAVTDAVNEGAIFKFLTKPWEDHQLREHIAEAFRLKGIDDDNVRLNAQLRDANQALAAANAAMQALVNQQQHQISRDEVSLGIAREVLQFLPLPVIGLDDEGMIAFINASAANLFERGAALLGNEAALVLPQLFDGQDTPRLAAIDGQPYVVAVHPMGLHSRSRGSLVTLSRHGADT, encoded by the coding sequence ATGCCGGGTACTGCGGTGCTGGCGGCGGACGCCGTACAGCAGCCTGCGGCGCAGCGGCGCACCTTGCTGCTGGTCGATGACGAGCCGAATATCCTCGCTTCCCTCAAGCGCCTGCTGCGGCGCGATGGCTACCATATCCTCACGGCCAACAGCGGCCAGGAAGGTCTGGACGTGCTGGACAGCAATGCGGTCGACGTCATCGTGTCTGACCAGCGCATGCCCGGCATGCTGGGCGCCGACTTCCTGCGCAAGGCCAAGCTGCAGTGTCCGCAAACCATCCGCATCATGTTGTCGGGCTATACCGAGTTGCAGGCCGTCACGGACGCCGTCAATGAGGGCGCCATCTTCAAGTTCCTCACCAAGCCCTGGGAAGACCATCAGCTGCGCGAACATATTGCCGAAGCCTTTCGCCTGAAGGGCATCGACGACGACAATGTGCGCCTGAATGCGCAACTGCGCGACGCCAACCAGGCGCTGGCGGCGGCCAATGCCGCCATGCAGGCGCTGGTGAACCAGCAGCAGCACCAGATCAGCCGCGATGAGGTCAGCCTGGGCATCGCGCGCGAAGTACTGCAATTTCTGCCGCTGCCCGTGATCGGGCTCGACGACGAAGGCATGATCGCCTTCATCAACGCGTCGGCAGCCAACCTGTTCGAGCGGGGCGCGGCCCTGCTGGGCAACGAGGCGGCGCTGGTCTTGCCGCAACTGTTCGACGGGCAGGACACGCCCCGCTTGGCCGCCATCGACGGCCAGCCGTATGTCGTGGCAGTCCATCCGATGGGCTTGCATTCGCGCTCGCGCGGCAGCCTCGTCACCCTGAGCCGTCACGGAGCCGATACATGA
- a CDS encoding glyoxalase superfamily protein: MHAPIPILRSFSEEKAREFYLGFLGFTLDWEHRFVPTAPLYLQVTRGDLVLHLSEHYGDATPGAALLIPVDDIAALHAELQAKDYPYARPGIRDEDWGRILEVADPFGNRLRFWQRSE; the protein is encoded by the coding sequence ATGCATGCCCCCATCCCCATCCTGCGCAGCTTTTCCGAAGAAAAAGCGCGCGAGTTCTACCTTGGTTTTCTCGGTTTCACGCTGGACTGGGAACACCGCTTCGTACCCACGGCGCCGCTGTACCTGCAGGTGACGCGCGGCGACCTGGTGCTGCACTTGAGCGAGCATTACGGCGACGCCACGCCCGGCGCGGCGCTGTTAATCCCCGTCGACGACATCGCCGCCCTGCACGCGGAGCTGCAGGCCAAGGATTACCCGTATGCGCGGCCCGGCATCCGCGACGAGGACTGGGGCCGCATCCTGGAAGTGGCGGACCCGTTCGGCAACCGGCTGCGCTTCTGGCAGCGCAGCGAATAA
- a CDS encoding HDOD domain-containing protein — MTRLSFEHIIRQIQELPSLPVVVLELLSSMDQDDTDVHVLAQKIELDQALAAKTLRIANSSFYGMQSKVTSIPQAVSVLGFHSIRTVVTACALTGSFAPVAGGFDFKAFWRHSLATAIAARLLAPHLRVNPETAFTAGLLHDLGTLVLVTRFPAEHALVRSYRQAHDCQMAEAELAVIGIDHAQVGSALAAYWKFPEAIQQAVADHHAIDRLEAGGLPLVVHMANAVALGLDLAGIDDALVPALSPTGWRSIALDEPAWLALLGQTEHTFDEMSRIMLA; from the coding sequence ATGACACGGCTCAGTTTTGAACATATCATCCGCCAGATACAGGAACTGCCTTCGCTGCCGGTGGTGGTGCTGGAGCTGCTGTCGAGCATGGACCAGGACGATACGGACGTGCATGTGCTGGCGCAAAAGATCGAACTGGACCAGGCCCTGGCCGCAAAGACTCTGCGCATCGCCAACTCCTCGTTCTACGGCATGCAATCGAAGGTCACCAGCATTCCGCAAGCCGTGTCCGTGCTGGGGTTTCACAGCATCCGCACCGTCGTCACGGCCTGCGCCCTGACGGGCAGCTTCGCGCCGGTGGCCGGCGGCTTCGATTTCAAGGCGTTCTGGCGTCACTCGCTGGCCACGGCCATCGCCGCGCGCCTGCTGGCGCCGCACCTGCGCGTCAATCCCGAGACGGCGTTCACGGCCGGCCTGCTGCACGACCTGGGCACCCTGGTGCTGGTGACGCGCTTCCCGGCCGAGCACGCGCTCGTGCGCAGCTACCGCCAGGCGCATGACTGCCAGATGGCCGAGGCCGAACTGGCCGTCATCGGCATCGATCACGCGCAAGTGGGCAGCGCCCTGGCCGCCTACTGGAAGTTTCCCGAGGCGATACAGCAGGCGGTGGCCGACCACCACGCCATCGACCGCCTGGAGGCGGGCGGCTTGCCGCTGGTCGTGCACATGGCCAATGCCGTCGCCCTGGGGCTCGACCTGGCCGGCATCGACGATGCGCTGGTGCCGGCCCTGTCGCCGACGGGCTGGCGCAGCATCGCGCTGGACGAGCCGGCCTGGCTGGCACTGCTGGGGCAAACCGAACACACCTTCGATGAAATGTCGCGGATCATGCTGGCATGA